The following are encoded together in the Brassica napus cultivar Da-Ae chromosome A9, Da-Ae, whole genome shotgun sequence genome:
- the LOC106434239 gene encoding 60S ribosomal protein L21-2: MPAGHGVRARTRDLFARGFRKKGVIPLSTYLRTFKVGDYVDVKVNGAIHKGMPHKFYHGRTGRVWNVTKRAVGVEVNKQIGNRIIRKRLHVRVEHVQQSRCAEEFKLRKKNNDVLKAAAKARGETISTKRQPKGPKPGFMVEGMTLETVTPIPYDVVNDLKGGY, encoded by the exons ATGCCGGCGGGTCACGGAGTGAGGGCGAGAACCAGGGATCTGTTCGCTAGAGGGTTCAGGAAGAAGGGTGTTATCCCACTTTCCACCTACCTTAGGACCTTCAAAGTCGGTGATTACGTGGATGTGAAGGTAAATGGAGCCATCCACAAGGGTATGCCTCACAAGTTCTACCATGGTCGTACTGGTCGTGTCTGGAACGTTACTAAGCGAGCCGTTGGTGTCGAAGTCAACAAGCAG ATTGGTAACAGAATCATAAGGAAGAGGTTGCATGTGCGTGTGGAGCACGTGCAGCAGTCAAGGTGTGCTGAGGAGTTTAAACTAAGGAAGAAGAATAACGATGTGCTCAAGGCTGCAGCCAAAGCCAGAGGGGAGACAATCAGCACCAAGAGACAGCCTAAAGGTCCCAAGCCTGGTTTCATGGTCGAGGGTATGACATTGGAGACTGTCACTCCCATCCCTTACGATGTTGTCAACGATCTCAAGGGTGGCTActaa
- the LOC106434249 gene encoding transmembrane emp24 domain-containing protein p24delta4-like, producing the protein MQREFATKFSLLSALFFLLTPELIPVSEAVWLNIPKTGTKCVSEEIQSKVVVLADYLVISDEHSIFPTVSVKVTSPYGNVLHHSDNATHGQFAFTTQESGTYLACFEAVGNSHGNKDISINLDWKTGIAAKDWDSIARKEKIEGVELELRKLEGAVEGIHENLLYLKDREADMRIVSEKTNSRVAWYSIMSLGICIVVSGLQILYLKQYFERKKLI; encoded by the exons ATGCAGCGTGAGTTTGCGACGAAGTTCTCACTCCTTTCGGCTCTCTTTTTCCTTCTGACGCCGGAGCTAATTCCAGTCAGTGAAGCCGTGTGGCTCAACATACCTAAGACGGGAACAAAGTGCGTCTCGGAGGAAATCCAGAGCAAGGTCGTCGTCTTGGCCGATTACCTCGTCATCTCCGACGAGCATTCCATCTTCCCCACTGTCTCTGTTAAG GTTACATCACCATATGGAAACGTTTTGCACCACAGCGACAACGCTACACATGGTCAGTTTGCGTTTACAACCCAAGAATCAGGAACCTACTTGGCTTGTTTCGAGGCCGTAGGAAACAGTCATGGTAACAAAGACATTAGCATCAACCTTGACTGGAAAACTGGTATCGCGGCCAAGGATTGGGACTCCATTGCTAGAAAAGAGAAGATTGAG GGTGTGGAGTTGGAGCTTAGGAAACTCGAAGGTGCAGTTGAGGGCATTCATGAGAATCTACTTTACCTAAAAGACAG AGAAGCGGATATGAGGATTGTGAGTGAAAAAACAAACTCGCGAGTTGCATGGTACAGTATAATGTCGCTAGGCATCTGCATTGTGGTCTCTGGTTTACAGATTTTGTACTTGAAGCAATACTTTGAAAGGAAGAAGCTTATTTAG